Proteins found in one Bacillus subtilis subsp. subtilis str. 168 genomic segment:
- the proA gene encoding gamma-glutamyl phosphate reductase (Evidence 1a: Function from experimental evidences in the studied strain; PubMedId: 16958849, 8083159, 21784929, 22720735; Product type e: enzyme), protein MSEVSVKAKLAKEAAAEMIMKTTAEKDEALSLIANGLRKELDFLLAENAKDIVNGKENGLTPDIIDRLSLDEKRIRDIADAVELLIDLADPIGDSLETIEKENGLFIEKIRVPLGVVGMIYEARPNVTVDAATLCLKTGNAVVLRGSSSAIHSNKALVSVIYRALEQSALPIHAVQLIEDTSRETAKELFTLNDGLDVLIPRGGKKLIDLVVRESTVPVLETGAGNCHIFIDETAKPQMAEKVVVNAKTQRPSVCNAIESLLIHKAWARQHGKELLDQLENAGVEIRGDELVCELHPSSKQASKEDWETEFLAPVLSVKTVENVQEAVKHIQQYGTNHSEAILTENDKNAVYFQTAVDAAAVYHNASTRFTDGFEFGYGAEIGISTQKLHARGPMGLPALTSTKYIIKGTGQIRE, encoded by the coding sequence ATGAGTGAAGTTTCTGTAAAAGCGAAGCTGGCGAAAGAAGCAGCAGCCGAAATGATCATGAAAACAACAGCCGAGAAGGATGAGGCGCTCAGCCTCATTGCAAACGGACTCCGCAAAGAACTGGATTTTCTCTTGGCGGAGAATGCAAAAGACATTGTGAACGGAAAAGAGAATGGTTTAACACCGGACATCATTGACCGTCTCTCATTGGATGAGAAACGGATACGCGATATCGCGGACGCGGTGGAGCTCTTAATCGACTTAGCGGACCCAATCGGCGACTCTCTTGAAACGATTGAAAAAGAAAACGGCCTGTTTATTGAAAAAATCCGTGTGCCGCTCGGTGTCGTAGGAATGATTTATGAGGCGAGGCCAAACGTCACAGTTGATGCGGCTACCCTTTGCCTGAAGACAGGGAACGCGGTTGTGCTGCGGGGAAGCTCCTCAGCCATCCACAGCAACAAAGCGCTCGTCAGTGTCATTTACAGAGCACTTGAGCAATCAGCGCTTCCGATTCACGCTGTGCAGCTGATTGAGGATACGAGCAGAGAGACAGCAAAAGAGCTCTTTACGTTAAATGATGGCTTAGACGTATTGATTCCGCGCGGAGGCAAGAAACTGATTGATCTCGTTGTGAGAGAATCAACAGTTCCTGTATTAGAAACGGGAGCAGGAAACTGCCACATATTCATTGACGAAACAGCCAAACCGCAAATGGCAGAAAAGGTTGTTGTAAATGCCAAAACGCAGCGCCCTTCTGTATGCAACGCGATTGAATCATTGCTGATTCACAAGGCTTGGGCAAGACAGCACGGAAAAGAATTGCTGGACCAGCTGGAAAACGCGGGAGTTGAAATTCGCGGTGATGAATTGGTATGTGAACTTCATCCTTCAAGCAAACAAGCATCAAAAGAAGATTGGGAAACCGAATTTTTAGCGCCTGTCCTCAGCGTAAAGACGGTTGAAAACGTCCAAGAAGCTGTAAAGCATATCCAACAATACGGCACCAATCATTCTGAAGCGATTTTAACTGAAAATGACAAAAATGCGGTATATTTTCAAACGGCTGTCGATGCTGCCGCTGTCTATCATAACGCGTCAACCCGCTTTACCGACGGCTTTGAATTCGGCTACGGAGCCGAAATCGGCATCAGCACGCAAAAGCTTCATGCAAGAGGACCGATGGGGCTTCCTGCACTGACTTCTACAAAATACATCATTAAAGGAACTGGGCAAATCCGTGAATAG
- the ohrA gene encoding peroxiredoxin (Evidence 1a: Function from experimental evidences in the studied strain; PubMedId: 11418552, 17502599, 21749987, 24184231; Product type e: enzyme), giving the protein MSQPLFTATVSAVGGREGKVISSDRVLELDVAMPGTPRAKKLEKATNPEQLFAAGYAACFDSALQLVARTERVKVETEVTANVSLLKDEADQGYKLGVTLQVKGEGVSASELEALVKKAHGVCPYSKATSGNIDVTLEVAE; this is encoded by the coding sequence ATGAGTCAGCCATTATTTACCGCAACTGTTTCAGCGGTAGGAGGAAGAGAAGGAAAGGTCATTTCATCAGACCGCGTTCTTGAGCTTGATGTCGCAATGCCGGGGACACCGAGAGCCAAGAAATTAGAAAAAGCGACAAATCCAGAGCAGCTGTTTGCAGCAGGTTATGCAGCTTGCTTTGACAGCGCCCTGCAGCTTGTCGCAAGAACAGAACGGGTAAAAGTAGAGACAGAGGTTACAGCAAATGTTAGCCTGTTAAAGGATGAAGCGGACCAGGGCTATAAGCTGGGTGTGACGCTGCAAGTAAAAGGAGAAGGAGTCAGTGCATCAGAATTGGAGGCGCTTGTGAAAAAAGCGCACGGCGTCTGCCCGTACTCAAAAGCAACCTCCGGAAATATTGATGTGACACTTGAAGTTGCTGAATAA
- the ohrR gene encoding transcriptional regulator sensing organic peroxides (Evidence 1a: Function from experimental evidences in the studied strain; PubMedId: 11983871, 17502599, 18363800, 20094649, 21749987, 24184231; Product type r : regulator) — protein sequence MENKFDHMKLENQLCFLLYASSREMTKQYKPLLDKLNITYPQYLALLLLWEHETLTVKKMGEQLYLDSGTLTPMLKRMEQQGLITRKRSEEDERSVLISLTEDGALLKEKAVDIPGTILGLSKQSGEDLKQLKSALYTLLETLHQKN from the coding sequence ATGGAAAATAAATTTGATCATATGAAATTGGAGAATCAGCTTTGTTTTTTGCTATATGCGAGTTCGCGGGAGATGACAAAGCAATACAAGCCGCTGCTTGATAAGCTGAATATAACATACCCTCAATATTTGGCTTTGCTTTTGTTATGGGAACATGAAACGCTTACTGTCAAAAAAATGGGCGAACAGCTGTATTTAGATTCAGGAACGCTCACTCCGATGCTTAAACGAATGGAACAACAGGGTTTGATTACGAGAAAAAGATCTGAAGAGGATGAGCGGTCCGTGTTGATCAGCCTGACAGAGGACGGAGCGTTATTAAAAGAAAAAGCGGTTGACATTCCAGGGACAATTCTGGGGCTCTCAAAGCAGTCTGGGGAGGATCTCAAACAGTTAAAGTCCGCTCTATATACATTACTGGAAACACTTCATCAAAAAAATTGA
- the ohrB gene encoding organic hydroperoxide resistance reductase B (Evidence 1a: Function from experimental evidences in the studied strain; PubMedId: 9696771, 11418552, 18084074; Product type e: enzyme), translated as MALFTAKVTARGGRAGHITSDDGVLDFDIVMPNAKKEGQTGTNPEQLFAAGYAACFGGALEHVAKEQNIEIDSEIEGQVSLMKDESDGGFKIGVTLVVNTKDLDREKAQELVNAAHEFCPYSKATRGNVDVKLELK; from the coding sequence ATGGCACTATTTACAGCAAAAGTAACCGCGCGAGGCGGACGAGCAGGACATATTACATCAGATGACGGTGTTCTTGATTTTGATATTGTCATGCCAAATGCCAAAAAAGAAGGACAAACCGGCACAAATCCGGAACAGCTCTTTGCGGCAGGGTATGCTGCATGCTTCGGCGGCGCGCTCGAACACGTAGCCAAAGAGCAGAATATCGAAATTGATTCGGAGATTGAAGGGCAGGTCAGCCTCATGAAGGATGAGAGCGACGGCGGGTTTAAAATCGGTGTCACACTTGTTGTGAACACGAAAGATTTAGATCGGGAAAAGGCACAAGAGCTTGTCAACGCCGCTCATGAATTCTGTCCTTACTCAAAGGCAACCAGAGGAAATGTTGATGTAAAACTAGAATTAAAATAA
- the ykzN gene encoding hypothetical protein (Evidence 5: Unknown function) encodes MFFGVGHAGRAQIYDKTSEKRLKHAFKPKVTDEAGGWHGVCRAELRVYAVLYLHRA; translated from the coding sequence ATGTTTTTTGGTGTCGGACATGCGGGGCGGGCACAGATTTATGATAAAACTTCAGAGAAGCGTTTGAAGCATGCCTTTAAACCAAAAGTTACAGATGAAGCGGGTGGCTGGCACGGTGTCTGCCGTGCTGAATTGCGCGTATATGCTGTTTTGTATTTGCACAGGGCATAG
- the guaN gene encoding guanine deaminase (Evidence 1a: Function from experimental evidences in the studied strain; PubMedId: 11101664, 15180998; Product type e: enzyme) — translation MNHETFLKRAVTLACEGVNAGIGGPFGAVIVKDGAIIAEGQNNVTTSNDPTAHAEVTAIRKACKVLGAYQLDDCILYTSCEPCPMCLGAIYWARPKAVFYAAEHTDAAEAGFDDSFIYKEIDKPAEERTIPFYQVTLTEHLSPFQAWRNFANKKEY, via the coding sequence ATGAATCATGAAACGTTCTTAAAACGGGCTGTCACTCTCGCATGTGAAGGAGTGAATGCAGGAATCGGCGGGCCTTTTGGAGCCGTTATCGTGAAAGACGGAGCCATTATTGCAGAGGGACAGAACAACGTCACAACAAGCAATGATCCGACTGCCCACGCGGAAGTCACAGCTATTCGGAAAGCCTGTAAGGTGCTAGGAGCCTACCAGCTTGATGACTGCATTTTGTATACGAGCTGTGAACCATGCCCAATGTGCTTGGGCGCCATCTACTGGGCCCGGCCTAAAGCCGTTTTCTATGCAGCTGAGCACACAGACGCTGCCGAAGCCGGGTTTGATGATTCATTCATTTATAAAGAAATTGATAAACCTGCTGAAGAAAGAACGATCCCCTTTTATCAAGTGACACTAACAGAGCATTTATCCCCGTTTCAAGCATGGCGGAACTTCGCCAATAAGAAAGAATATTAA
- the metE gene encoding cobalamin-independent methionine synthase (Evidence 1a: Function from experimental evidences in the studied strain; PubMedId: 8755891, 10094622, 12910260, 16086852, 16194229, 17012790, 17611193, 21749987, 22938038, 24313874; Product type e: enzyme), with protein MTTIKTSNLGFPRIGLNREWKKALEAYWKGSTDKDTFLKQIDELFLSAVKTQIDQQIDVVPVSDFTQYDHVLDTAVSFNWIPKRFRHLTDATDTYFAIARGIKDAVSSEMTKWFNTNYHYIVPEYDESIEFRLTRNKQLEDYRRIKQEYGVETKPVIVGPYTFVTLAKGYEPSEAKAIQKRLVPLYVQLLKELEEEGVKWVQIDEPALVTASSEDVRGAKELFESITSELSSLNVLLQTYFDSVDAYEELISYPVQGIGLDFVHDKGRNLEQLKTHGFPTDKVLAAGVIDGRNIWKADLEERLDAVLDILSIAKVDELWIQPSSSLLHVPVAKHPDEHLEKDLLNGLSYAKEKLAELTALKEGLVSGKAAISEEIQQAKADIQALKQFATGANSEQKKELEQLTDKDFKRPIPFEERLALQNESLGLPLLPTTTIGSFPQSAEVRSARQKWRKAEWSDEQYQNFINAETKRWIDIQEELELDVLVHGEFERTDMVEYFGEKLAGFAFTKYAWVQSYGSRCVRPPVIYGDVEFIEPMTVKDTVYAQSLTSKHVKGMLTGPVTILNWSFPRNDISRKEIAFQIGLALRKEVKALEDAGIQIIQVDEPALREGLPLKTRDWDEYLTWAAEAFRLTTSSVKNETQIHTHMCYSNFEDIVDTINDLDADVITIEHSRSHGGFLDYLKNHPYLKGLGLGVYDIHSPRVPSTEEMYNIIVDALAVCPTDRFWVNPDCGLKTRQQEETVAALKNMVEAAKQARAQQTQLV; from the coding sequence ATGACAACCATCAAAACATCGAATTTAGGATTTCCGAGAATCGGACTGAACCGGGAATGGAAAAAAGCACTTGAAGCGTATTGGAAAGGCAGTACTGATAAAGATACGTTTTTGAAGCAAATCGACGAACTATTTTTATCCGCAGTAAAAACACAAATTGACCAGCAGATTGATGTTGTGCCTGTTTCTGATTTCACACAGTATGACCATGTACTCGACACAGCAGTCAGCTTCAACTGGATCCCGAAACGGTTCAGACATTTGACTGACGCTACCGATACATACTTCGCTATCGCCCGCGGAATCAAAGACGCTGTATCTAGTGAAATGACAAAATGGTTTAATACAAATTACCATTACATCGTTCCGGAATATGACGAGAGCATTGAGTTCCGTCTGACAAGAAACAAACAACTCGAAGATTATCGCCGGATCAAACAGGAATACGGTGTGGAAACAAAGCCTGTGATTGTCGGCCCTTATACGTTCGTTACGCTTGCTAAAGGCTATGAACCGTCTGAAGCAAAAGCGATCCAAAAACGCCTTGTGCCATTATATGTACAGCTTTTGAAAGAGCTTGAAGAAGAAGGCGTAAAATGGGTTCAAATCGATGAGCCGGCGCTCGTTACCGCCTCTAGTGAAGATGTACGCGGCGCAAAAGAATTATTTGAAAGCATTACAAGTGAGCTTTCATCCTTGAATGTGCTTTTGCAGACGTATTTTGATTCTGTTGATGCTTATGAAGAGCTGATCTCTTACCCGGTTCAGGGAATTGGCCTTGATTTCGTTCACGACAAAGGCAGAAACCTGGAACAGCTTAAAACACATGGCTTCCCGACAGATAAAGTGCTGGCAGCCGGCGTTATCGACGGACGCAACATTTGGAAAGCGGACCTTGAAGAGCGTCTCGATGCCGTTCTTGATATTCTCAGCATTGCAAAAGTTGATGAACTGTGGATTCAGCCTTCCAGCAGCCTGCTGCATGTTCCAGTAGCGAAACACCCTGATGAGCATTTGGAAAAAGACCTATTGAACGGATTATCCTACGCAAAAGAAAAGCTGGCCGAGCTGACAGCTTTGAAAGAAGGCTTAGTATCAGGAAAAGCGGCGATCAGCGAAGAGATTCAGCAGGCTAAGGCTGATATCCAGGCGCTTAAACAGTTTGCAACAGGCGCCAATTCTGAACAAAAGAAAGAGCTTGAGCAATTAACTGATAAAGACTTCAAGCGCCCGATTCCGTTTGAAGAACGTTTAGCCCTACAAAATGAATCTCTCGGCCTTCCGCTTTTGCCGACGACAACGATCGGCAGCTTCCCGCAGTCTGCTGAAGTGCGGAGCGCACGCCAAAAATGGCGGAAAGCTGAGTGGTCCGATGAACAGTATCAAAACTTTATCAATGCGGAAACAAAAAGATGGATTGATATTCAGGAAGAATTGGAGCTTGATGTCCTTGTTCACGGCGAATTTGAACGGACAGACATGGTCGAATACTTCGGTGAAAAGCTGGCCGGTTTCGCCTTCACTAAATATGCCTGGGTTCAATCATACGGCTCACGCTGTGTCCGCCCGCCAGTCATTTACGGAGATGTTGAATTTATTGAACCGATGACAGTGAAAGACACAGTCTACGCACAGTCATTGACTTCCAAGCATGTGAAAGGAATGCTGACGGGCCCGGTTACAATCTTAAACTGGTCTTTCCCTCGAAACGACATCTCGAGGAAAGAAATCGCCTTCCAAATCGGGCTTGCCCTTCGCAAAGAAGTTAAAGCGCTTGAAGACGCAGGCATTCAAATCATTCAAGTCGATGAACCAGCGCTGCGTGAAGGCCTTCCATTGAAAACCCGCGATTGGGATGAGTATTTGACTTGGGCGGCAGAAGCTTTCAGATTAACCACTTCTTCCGTGAAAAACGAGACACAAATTCATACACATATGTGCTACAGCAACTTCGAAGATATCGTTGATACAATCAATGATCTTGATGCCGATGTGATTACAATCGAACATAGCAGAAGCCACGGAGGATTTTTAGATTACTTAAAAAACCACCCGTATTTGAAAGGGCTTGGCCTTGGTGTATATGACATTCACAGCCCTCGTGTGCCGTCAACTGAAGAAATGTACAATATTATCGTTGATGCGCTTGCCGTCTGTCCGACTGACCGCTTCTGGGTAAATCCAGACTGCGGATTGAAAACAAGACAGCAGGAAGAAACGGTTGCAGCATTGAAAAATATGGTTGAAGCCGCAAAACAGGCAAGAGCACAGCAGACACAGCTAGTATAA
- the ispA gene encoding intracellular serine protease (Evidence 1a: Function from experimental evidences in the studied strain; PubMedId: 3087947, 14680823, 23569278; Product type e: enzyme), translating into MNGEIRLIPYVTNEQIMDVNELPEGIKVIKAPEMWAKGVKGKNIKVAVLDTGCDTSHPDLKNQIIGGKNFTDDDGGKEDAISDYNGHGTHVAGTIAANDSNGGIAGVAPEASLLIVKVLGGENGSGQYEWIINGINYAVEQKVDIISMSLGGPSDVPELKEAVKNAVKNGVLVVCAAGNEGDGDERTEELSYPAAYNEVIAVGSVSVARELSEFSNANKEIDLVAPGENILSTLPNKKYGKLTGTSMAAPHVSGALALIKSYEEESFQRKLSESEVFAQLIRRTLPLDIAKTLAGNGFLYLTAPDELAEKAEQSHLLTL; encoded by the coding sequence ATGAATGGTGAAATCCGCTTGATCCCGTATGTGACGAATGAGCAGATCATGGATGTAAACGAGCTTCCTGAGGGCATTAAAGTGATTAAGGCGCCAGAAATGTGGGCAAAAGGGGTAAAAGGCAAAAATATTAAAGTTGCTGTATTAGACACAGGCTGCGACACAAGCCACCCTGATTTAAAAAATCAAATCATCGGCGGAAAGAACTTCACGGATGACGACGGCGGCAAGGAAGATGCGATTTCCGACTACAACGGACACGGCACACACGTCGCCGGAACAATTGCAGCTAATGATTCAAACGGAGGCATTGCCGGAGTCGCGCCTGAGGCAAGCCTATTGATTGTGAAGGTTCTTGGCGGCGAGAACGGCAGCGGACAATACGAATGGATAATTAACGGCATCAACTACGCGGTGGAACAGAAAGTCGACATCATCTCAATGTCCCTTGGAGGGCCAAGCGATGTGCCAGAGCTAAAAGAAGCAGTGAAAAACGCAGTGAAAAACGGAGTGCTTGTCGTTTGTGCAGCGGGAAATGAAGGTGACGGCGACGAACGCACAGAAGAGCTTTCCTACCCCGCAGCTTATAATGAAGTGATTGCAGTTGGATCTGTTTCTGTAGCGCGAGAATTATCAGAATTTTCTAACGCGAATAAAGAGATTGACCTTGTGGCACCAGGAGAAAACATCTTATCCACCCTTCCCAACAAGAAGTACGGTAAGCTGACCGGCACTTCAATGGCTGCCCCTCATGTCAGCGGTGCGCTTGCTTTAATCAAAAGCTATGAAGAAGAATCATTTCAAAGAAAGCTTTCTGAATCTGAGGTTTTCGCACAGCTAATCCGCAGGACACTTCCTCTTGATATTGCAAAAACGCTGGCAGGCAATGGATTCCTGTATTTAACAGCTCCTGATGAGCTCGCAGAAAAAGCAGAGCAATCACATTTGTTGACCCTATAA
- the rsbRB gene encoding component of the anxiosome (stressosome) (Evidence 1a: Function from experimental evidences in the studied strain; PubMedId: 15312768, 15583165, 17158665; Product type f: factor), producing the protein MKLNEKLYAFFSEHVEQMAEEWIETMEESDPNSLYALHNATVTEELKEQDREFYRHLNYMYVLPEKQFLEEFQEWVIELTNDQKHLDTPVQYVIREFMRNRRLYTKYFEKFAEENESAFEPGEKQKWADLIVKVFDFTIYTFVDHAEMNAKQQLNAQREMILELSSPVITLSKSTALLPLVGDIDTERAKFILENTLQACAKRRVEHLLIDLSGVVVVDTMVAHQIFKLIEALNLIGVRSTLSGIRPEIAQTAVQLGIDFSNITIKTNLAQALNYHQ; encoded by the coding sequence ATGAAACTGAATGAAAAATTATATGCATTTTTTTCAGAGCATGTGGAACAAATGGCCGAGGAATGGATTGAAACGATGGAGGAAAGTGATCCGAATTCGCTTTACGCCCTACATAATGCAACAGTAACGGAAGAATTGAAAGAGCAGGACAGAGAATTTTACCGGCATCTGAATTACATGTATGTTTTACCGGAAAAACAATTTCTCGAAGAGTTTCAAGAGTGGGTCATTGAGCTGACCAACGATCAAAAACATCTCGACACACCGGTTCAGTATGTCATTCGGGAGTTTATGAGAAACAGGAGATTATATACGAAGTATTTTGAGAAGTTCGCAGAAGAAAATGAATCAGCGTTTGAACCGGGAGAGAAGCAAAAATGGGCAGATTTGATTGTAAAAGTATTTGATTTCACCATTTATACATTCGTTGATCACGCTGAAATGAATGCCAAGCAGCAATTAAACGCCCAAAGAGAAATGATATTGGAATTAAGCTCACCTGTCATTACCCTGAGCAAATCAACAGCTCTGCTGCCGCTTGTCGGTGACATTGATACCGAACGGGCGAAGTTTATTCTGGAAAACACGCTTCAAGCTTGTGCGAAAAGACGTGTGGAGCATCTGTTAATCGATCTGTCAGGTGTTGTTGTGGTGGATACGATGGTGGCGCACCAGATCTTTAAATTGATTGAGGCGCTTAATCTGATCGGTGTCCGGTCAACCCTGTCAGGAATCAGGCCTGAAATTGCGCAAACTGCTGTACAGCTGGGGATTGACTTTTCGAATATTACTATTAAAACCAACCTTGCCCAAGCATTAAACTATCATCAATAA
- the thiX gene encoding thiamine transporter, transmembrane T component (Evidence 1a: Function from experimental evidences in the studied strain; PubMedId: 15849754, 16291685, 16356850, 16850406, 18931129; Product type t : transporter), protein MKQPLHLINPTVKAAAVFCCVVMLSFIYNPYTPACFYIIIVAGVLLAAGIPLKKWLLFTIPFLILAFGCVWTAAVFGKVPTTPDNFLFQAGPISINSDNVSVGISLGFRILCFSALSMMFVFTTDPILFMLSLVQQCRLSPKLAYGVIAGFRFLPLLKDEVQLIQQAHKIRGGAAESGIINKISALKRYTIPLLASAIRKAERTALAMESKGFTGSRNRTYYRTLSVNRRDWVFFCLVLLLFAGSFLVSLCFAS, encoded by the coding sequence ATGAAGCAACCGTTACATCTCATTAATCCGACTGTGAAAGCGGCGGCGGTTTTTTGTTGTGTCGTCATGCTGTCGTTTATTTACAACCCTTACACTCCGGCATGTTTTTATATCATCATCGTTGCGGGCGTTTTACTGGCGGCCGGAATCCCATTGAAAAAATGGTTGTTGTTTACGATTCCGTTTTTGATTTTAGCATTCGGATGCGTGTGGACAGCCGCAGTTTTTGGAAAAGTGCCGACAACACCGGATAATTTTTTGTTTCAAGCAGGCCCTATCTCCATTAACAGCGATAATGTGTCTGTCGGCATCTCTCTCGGGTTTCGTATTTTATGCTTTTCCGCCTTATCGATGATGTTTGTTTTTACAACCGATCCGATTCTATTTATGCTGAGCCTTGTCCAGCAGTGCAGGCTCTCACCAAAGCTCGCGTACGGTGTCATTGCAGGCTTTCGCTTTCTTCCGCTGTTAAAGGATGAGGTCCAGCTGATTCAGCAGGCTCATAAAATCAGAGGAGGAGCGGCGGAGAGCGGCATCATTAATAAAATCAGTGCGTTAAAACGATATACCATACCGCTATTGGCAAGCGCCATCAGAAAAGCGGAACGGACAGCGCTTGCGATGGAATCGAAAGGATTTACAGGAAGCAGAAACCGGACATACTACAGGACATTGAGCGTGAACCGGCGCGACTGGGTGTTCTTTTGCCTCGTCCTCTTATTATTCGCGGGATCCTTTCTCGTATCTTTATGTTTCGCATCATAA